In a genomic window of Carassius carassius chromosome 43, fCarCar2.1, whole genome shotgun sequence:
- the LOC132125515 gene encoding circadian-associated transcriptional repressor, producing MSASDSDYSIDWLASDDEDNDSELEPDCTKAQGQTTLPKSPSSGVIRGSQTCQSLSKRNGDKGEVMDKENMSSWGSSPSSCDSSDYSEDGGHCHLGQEARTNYSQCPESPVGKKRKALKRTCSSMVLEQRERQLTPEQMEKDRLFACKCLELQCYIQPLSSILNGLRSGRYRERLSTFQESVAVDRIQRIMGVLHNPCMGERYVSIILKMEEMLKNWFPHIKPQRSDQANTGVLMEETTLSKKPKLSPATSPLLTGFANPATTSALSMGNKTMRVSDLTPPGPYSATNLKWLHTSPICSPSAEQAQGTVRNFLTSHSDREATQDNSVSSSTDRLCKTESAPSRPPPAKINAPCLERLLKSTESIITHKAPVGLGGMAAGGWS from the exons ATGTCAGCTTCAGATTCGGACTATTCCATTGACTGGCTGGCCAGTGACGATGAGGACAACGATAGTGAGTTAGAACCAGATTGTACCAAAGCGCAAGGACAAACCACCTTGCCAAAATCCCCCTCCTCGGGGGTCATCCGGGGGAGCCAGACTTGCCAGTCACTCTCAAAAAGGAATGGAGATAAAGGGGAGGTAATGGACAAAGAGAACATGAGCTCTTGGGGAAGTTCTCCTTCCAGCTGCGATAGTTCCGACTACAGCGAAGACGGTGGCCATTGTCACCTGGGACAAGAGGCTCGGACCAATTACAGTCAGTGCCCTGAGAGCCCTGTAGGCAAAAAGAGGAAGGCGCTGAAGAGAACATGCAGCTCCATGGTCCTGGAGCAAAGGGAGAGGCAGCTCACACCTGAACAAATGGAGAAAGACCGGCTGTTCGCTTGCAAG TGCTTGGAGCTGCAGTGTTACATTCAACCCCTGTCCTCAATCCTTAATGGCCTCCGCTCAGGCAGATATAGAGAAC GCCTCAGCACTTTTCAAGAGAGCGTGGCCGTGGACCGCATCCAGAGGATAATGGGGGTCCTGCATAATCCCTGCATGGG AGAGAGATATGTCAGCATCATCCTGAAAATGGAGGAAATGTTGAAGAACTGGTTCCCTCACATAAAACCTCAAAGAAGCGACCAAGCCAACACTGGAGTGCTGATGGAGGAGACGACCCTGTCTAAGAAACCCAAG TTGTCTCCAGCAACATCTCCCCTGCTCACCGGCTTTGCAAACCCTGCCACCACAAGTGCCCTTTCCATGGGTAACAAGACAATGAGAGTCAGTGACCTCACTCCCCCAGGGCCCTACTCTGCAACCAACCTAAAATGGCTCCACACATCACCCATCTGCTCCCCTTCAGCCGAACAGGCTCAGGGGACAGTTCGGAACTTTCTAACATCCCACAGTGACAGGGAAGCGACACAGGACAACTCTGTGTCTTCCAGCACGGACCGTCTATGTAAGACAGAGTCTGCTCCCAGTCGACCACCTCCAGCCAAGATTAACGCACCATGTCTTGAGAGACTTCTTAAATCCACAGAGAGTATCATCACCCACAAAGCTCCAGTGGGCTTGGGTGGCATGGCAGCTGGTGGATGGTCCTAG